The genomic region CCTGGCCTACGGCGGCCTCGCCCAGCTGGTGGCCGGGGTGCTGGAGTATCCCCGCGGCAACACCTTCGGTACGGTGGCCTTCTTCTCGTACGGGGCCTTCTGGCTCTCCTTCGCGCTCTTCATCCACCTCTTCGGGGCCAAGGCGCCGGCCCCCTTCGTGGGCTGGTTCCTCCTGGTCTGGGGCATCTTCACCTTCTACATGTGGATCGGCTCACTGCGCACCAACATGGCGCTGCAGCTGGTCTTTCTGGCGCTCTGGATCACCTTCGTCCTCCTGGCGCTGGGCGACTTCGGCGCCGCCGGGCTGGGGACGCTGGGCGGCTACGTGGGCCTGATCACGGCGATCCTGGCCTTCTACACCT from Bacillota bacterium harbors:
- a CDS encoding acetate uptake transporter yields the protein MTGKLANPAPLGLAGFAFTTWMLSMINAGWFSADGMGLVLSLALAYGGLAQLVAGVLEYPRGNTFGTVAFFSYGAFWLSFALFIHLFGAKAPAPFVGWFLLVWGIFTFYMWIGSLRTNMALQLVFLALWITFVLLALGDFGAAGLGTLGGYVGLITAILAFYTSAAEVLNDVYGRTVLPLGRAVVAERRNVAAGA